The Acidobacteriota bacterium genome window below encodes:
- a CDS encoding SpoIIE family protein phosphatase — MDAHYLEWRQGGRPCRMELRKKELFIGRRSDSDIVLTDPYVSRRHARLQQQDRVYKVIDLDSTHGTFVNGNRVRERLLEAGDKIRMGPGHSEFHYTGLVEQAGNRTLNLEESVLQLSSVLPPVASVASELEKISHILDFQYQWGQTFSADRMLGQLLESALRVSGAERGFLLTFSGQNFEYVVGMDHGGDHLSENEFKTSHTVVEQVAKQGEPLLMTEGIDQQFAAQESIVNMRLRAVACMPLKWISGDGDRPAVRGILYLDSRKAMHMLSGLDQKILSRLALEASNVFEKLELIQSLEERKRVQQELSLAQATQRALLPQDLPHSPSFSVHASSTPTRYVGGDYYDFLDSESDDLTGVLADVSGKGVPAALLSSFLQGVLEVGFGASLSLGEAVSRANDHLFRKTPSNRFVTLFLFRVNPSGEGEYVSAGHNPAYVCRASTGGIEELNPCGMILGAFENVTYESVAFRLNAGDILVVYSDGVTEAMDPNGEMFGEARLKDVVRESAASGGAAVQEAILAAVQGFMGNASAYDDLTVLVVERLDAGNA, encoded by the coding sequence ATGGACGCTCATTACCTGGAATGGCGGCAGGGCGGCCGGCCCTGCCGGATGGAGTTGCGGAAGAAGGAGCTGTTCATCGGCCGCAGATCCGATTCGGACATCGTTCTGACCGATCCCTACGTCTCGCGGCGCCACGCCCGGTTGCAGCAGCAGGACCGGGTCTACAAGGTCATCGATCTGGACAGCACCCACGGGACCTTCGTCAATGGGAACCGTGTCCGGGAACGGCTCCTGGAGGCCGGTGACAAGATCCGGATGGGACCCGGTCACAGCGAGTTCCATTACACGGGACTGGTGGAACAGGCCGGGAACCGGACCCTGAACCTGGAGGAGTCCGTCCTGCAGCTTTCGTCGGTCCTTCCCCCCGTTGCGTCGGTTGCCTCGGAGTTGGAGAAGATCTCCCACATCCTGGATTTCCAATATCAATGGGGCCAGACGTTCTCGGCGGACCGGATGTTGGGTCAACTGCTGGAGTCGGCGTTGCGGGTGAGCGGCGCGGAGCGGGGATTTCTGCTGACCTTCTCGGGGCAGAACTTCGAATACGTGGTGGGGATGGACCACGGGGGCGATCACCTTTCCGAGAACGAGTTCAAAACCAGCCATACGGTGGTCGAGCAGGTGGCTAAACAAGGGGAGCCGCTGCTGATGACCGAGGGCATCGACCAGCAGTTCGCCGCCCAGGAGAGCATCGTCAACATGCGGCTTCGAGCCGTGGCCTGCATGCCCCTTAAGTGGATCTCCGGCGACGGCGACCGGCCGGCGGTCCGGGGCATCCTCTACCTGGACAGCCGGAAGGCCATGCACATGCTCAGCGGCCTGGATCAGAAGATCCTGAGCCGGCTGGCCCTGGAGGCCTCGAACGTCTTCGAAAAGCTGGAACTGATCCAGAGCCTGGAGGAGCGGAAGCGGGTCCAACAGGAACTGTCCCTGGCCCAGGCGACGCAACGCGCTCTTCTGCCGCAGGACCTTCCCCATTCCCCGTCCTTCAGCGTCCATGCCTCCAGCACTCCGACGCGTTACGTGGGGGGCGACTACTATGACTTTCTCGATTCCGAAAGCGATGACCTGACCGGCGTCCTGGCGGACGTGTCGGGCAAGGGCGTCCCCGCGGCGCTGTTGAGCTCTTTTCTCCAAGGGGTTCTGGAGGTTGGATTCGGCGCCAGTTTGTCCTTGGGGGAGGCTGTCAGCAGAGCCAACGACCACCTCTTCCGGAAGACTCCGAGCAACCGTTTCGTCACCCTGTTTCTCTTCCGGGTCAATCCGTCGGGCGAGGGGGAGTACGTGAGCGCCGGTCACAATCCCGCATACGTCTGCCGGGCGTCGACGGGCGGGATCGAGGAGCTCAATCCGTGCGGCATGATTCTGGGCGCCTTCGAAAACGTCACCTACGAGTCTGTTGCCTTTCGCCTGAACGCCGGAGACATTCTCGTCGTATATTCGGATGGGGTGACCGAGGCCATGGATCCGAATGGGGAGATGTTCGGCGAAGCGCGTCTGAAGGACGTTGTCCGAGAATCGGCGGCGTCCGGCGGGGCCGCGGTCCAGGAGGCCATCCTGGCAGCCGTCCAGGGTTTCATGGGTAACGCCTCGGCCTACGACGATCTCACGGTTCTGGTGGTGGAGAGGCTGGACGCCGGAAATGCCTGA